Genomic window (Vibrio pomeroyi):
AAATCAACAACTGCATCTAGAACAGCTTGTACACCTTTGTTTTTGAATGCACTACCACAAGTAGCGAGTACGATTTCATTATTAAGGGTACGAGTACGAAGACCTTGTTTGATTTCAGCTTCTGTTAGTTCACCTTCTTCAAGGTACTTATCCATCAGCTCTTCATTTGCTTCTGCAGCAGCTTCAACAAGTTCTGTACGATATTCTTCAGCCATTTCTTGCATGTCTGCAGGAATATCTTCGTACGTGAAAGTCATGCCTTGGTCAGCTTCGTTCCAGTTAATTGCCTTCATCTTGATAAGATCGACAACGCCTTGGAAATTTTCTTCAGCACCAATGTTCAGTTGAATTGGAACAGGAGTTGCGCCTAGACGGTCCTTGATCTGTTCAACTACGCGCAAGAAGTCTGCGCCGGTACGGTCCATTTTATTAACGAAAACCATACGTGGAACTTGGTACTTATCAGCTTGACGCCACACTGTCTCTGACTGAGGTTCAACACCAGATGAGCCACAGAACACAACAACTGCACCATCAAGTACACGCAGAGAACGTTCAACTTCGATTGTGAAGTCAACGTGTCCAGGAGTGTCGATGATGTTGATACGGTGGTCTGAGTACTGAGCTTCCATACCACGCCAAAACGTAGTGGTTGCTGCTGAAGTGATCGTAATACCGCGCTCTTGCTCTTGCTCCATCCAGTCCATGGTTGCTGCACCATCGTGAACTTCGCCGATTTTGTGAGAAAGACCGGTATAGAACAGAATACGTTCACTTGTGGTTGTTTTACCTGCATCTACGTGAGCAACGATACCGATATTACGGTATTGCTCTATAGGAGTTTTACGAGCCACGGTTGAATCCTCTTATTAGAGACTTAGGGACTATTGCTATGCCTAGATTATGCGTTAAAGCGATGCTTCGCTAAAAATTGCTTGCCCTAGAAATAGCAATAGTTCCTAGCATAAGCATAGGAACTAAAGAAGTGCTGCAAGGAACCTTGCAGCACTAAAAAGGTATTACCAACGGTAATGTGCGAACGCTTTGTTTGCGTCAGCCATGCGGTGAACGTCTTCACGTTTCTTAACCGCAGTACCTTTGTTCTCAGACGCGTCTAGCATTTCAGCAGCTAGGCGTTGAGCCATAGATTTTTCACCACGCTTACGCGCAGCTTCAACTACCCAACGCATAGCAAGAGCGTTACGGCGAACCGGACGAACTTCTACAGGTACTTGGTAAGTTGAACCACCTACACGGCGAGATTTAACTTCTACCGCTGGGCGAACATTTTCAAGAGCTTCTTCAAATACAGCTAAGTGGTCTTTACCAGACTTCTCAGCCATTGCATCTAGTGCAGTGTAAACGATTTTTTCTGCAGTAGATTTCTTTCCGTCAACCATAAGGATGTTAACGAATTTTGCCAGCAATTCAGATTTGAACTTAGGATCTGGAAGGATCTTACGCTGACCTATTACGCGACGACGTGGCATGGATATTCTCCGTTGTCTTCTTCAGGTTTTTTCCAAAACTTTTCAGAATAATAAATAAAATAGTGTTTGGCCTTACTTAACGCTTTCTTTAAAAAAAAGAAAATGCATTAAGACTTAGGACGTTTCACACCGTACTTAGAACGACCTTGTTTACGGTCGTTAACGCCAGCACAGTCAAGTGCGCCGCGAACAGTGTGGTAACGAACACCCGGAAGGTCTTTTACACGACCGCCACGGATTAGTACAACACTGTGCTCTTGTAGGTTGTGGCCTTCACCGCCGATGTACGAAGTTACTTCGAAACCGTTAGTTAGACGTACACGACATACTTTACGTAGTGCCGAGTTAGGTTTTTTAGGTGTAGTAGTGTAAACACGAGTACATACACCACGTTTTTGTGGGCACGCTTCTAGTGCAGGCACGTTGCTTTTAACAACTTGCTTTACACGAGGCTTGCGAACCAACTGGTTAATAGTTGCCATTAACTAGCTCCTGAAATTTACTTGAAAGTAAGCTTTGTGAAAAATCTATCCCTAATCACAAGTCGTAATTAGGGACGCAAAATTCTATTCAGCAGTGGGAGGTGTGTCAAGAAATATACAGATCTTTTTTAGCCGTCTAGAGCTCAGGATGGTCTACTTTTAACCAAACTGATAAAACACAGCTACCAAGTGACTGATTTTTCGCTTAAAACCGTCAGTTTAACGAACCCGTCGAAGTCCACTTGCGGAACGACATCCGAGGCAAGTTCTTGGAGACCTCGAGCAGCAAGATCCGGTTTTAATACCGACACTCGCTCGACTGCACTGATTTGAGTGAATAACTCATGATTTGGAAGGCAAACGTACACTGCATCTTCAACTAGCAAGAACTGATCCTGCGGTTGAGAATAGGTTAATGCGAGTTTAAGTTTGTCGACTGATTTTACGATATGAAGCATAGCGTCCCCTAGAAAGTCAGTATCTGTTGGCACTGGGCTAACTTCTGAGTTAACTCATCGGCTTCAACGGCGGTTGCATCAATCAACAGGTTATCTGTCGAAAGACCAAACTGACTTAGACTGCTCTGACACACATACACCTGTTCGATGTCGTACAGGTCCATAAGCTTGAATGCTGAGATGTAGTCGCGTGATAGGACCTCGTCGGATTGCTGAGCTTTGAGAAGCTGTGTCACACCATCGCCAACAAAGAACACGGCGATGTCTTCACTGTAAGCAGAAGCGGCAAGTAATGCGTCTAACCCTTCTCTACCTGCAGCGGTAGTATGAGGAAAACTATTAAATATAAAGGCTAACTTTCTCAAAACTGTACGACCCTATCTTGCGTGAGTAGCGCTTCCGATAAGCTCCCTAACCCGGCCTGAGTAAAACCTGACGCTAAGTTAGATGCGCTTAGTTGGTGTTGCTCTGCTTCGTCTGAGCTAATCACACCACGTCTTAGCGCGGCGGCTACACACGTTTCCAAGCTAACATCGTGCTCATCCGCGAGCTTTTGCCAAGCAGAAGCTAAATCGAATTCATCGTTAGCAGGTACGGTGAGGTCGGAGCCATTACTGACGCCATCTTGATAGAAGAATACACTGTGAAGTTTGTGGCCCTGTTTAATCAGAGCCACGGCAAACTGGTAAGCACTTCTTGCTGACTGTGAACCGTAGACAGGTCCATTAACTAAGAGTGTATAGCTTAACAACCCTCTTCATCCTCTGTTTTACGTTGGCGGATGTATAGGTACACAGTGTGCTTAGAGATATTCAAGCGCTCAGCAACACGGTTAATCGCGTCTTTAATATCGAAAATACCTTTGTCGTATAGCTCCATCACGATCTGACGGTTCTTAGTATTATTCGATACTGACTTATCAGCATTGATCTCTTCAATGGTGCGCTCAACCGTTTGGTCGACAAGCTCTTCAACGTCGCTTGCGAAGTTAACCGATGATGCGGCTTCGTCTGCGTCTTGCGTAGGCATGAAAGATTGCAGCACTTGTGAGAATGGCGCGTCTAGGTTGACGTTAATACACAGCAGGCCAATCACTCGGTCTTCACCATTGCGGATAGCAACCGTGATCGACTTCATCAACACACCGCCTTTAGCGCGAGTGAAGTATGAGCGTGAGAAGTTACGCTTAGAACCTTCAATATCTTTCAGCATCTTCAATGCAAGATCGGTGATCGGCGAACCAACCTGACGACCTGTATTCTCGCCATTGGCAATTTTAATCGCAGAAGTATTGAGGTCTTCTAATGAGTGCAAAACGATTTCACAAAACGGACCAATAAGACTCGCAATACCGTCAACAACGGCCTCATAAGATCTTAGAATGATTTTATCGTGTTCACTGAATGGCATAACGTGGACTGATTCCATTTCAAGTAACACATCTGCATTGACTGTTTCTGTAGTAGTCACTTATTCCTTACCTTCGTGTGAAAAATCAACAAATTTATGTAAGTTTATCAGAAAATTTTAATTGCACACCTAGCTAACATTGCAACTAGTGATTTAGAACAAGTTTAAAAATCAAATACTCAGCCTCAAATCATAAAAAAAGCCTAACTCAAAGTTAGGCTTTTTATTCAATCAACGCATTTTAGTACGAAGTTTTTAATCGATATTACTGTGCAGGAGCTGCTTCAGCGTTATCGATGTTTAGTAGTTCAACTTCGAATACTAGCGTTGAGTTAGCTGGGATAGTCGGTGTGTCTTGCTCACCGTATGCTAGCTCTGGCGGGATTACGAATTTGTACTTAGAACCAACTTTCATTAGTTGTACGCCTTCAGTCCAACCTGGAATTACGCGGTTAAGCGGGAATGTTGCTGGTTCGCCACGGTCGTAAGAGCTGTCAAACTGAGTACCGTCTGTTAGTGTACCTTTGTAGTGTACTTGAACAGTATCAGTGTCTTTTGGAGAAGCGCCTTCGCCAGCTGTCATTACTTGGTAAAGTAGGCCAGATTCAGTTTGCTCTACGCCTTCAGTCTTCGCGAACTCAGCGCGGAAGTCATCACCTGCTTTCTTAGTTTCCGCTGATTTCTCAGCAGCTTGTGCTTGCATAGTTTCAGCAACACGCTTGTCTAGAGCTTCAAGAGCTGCGCGAGTTTCTTCTTCGTTCAGTGCAGTTTTCTCTGCGAATACGTCTTCGATACCTTGAAGAACCATATCTTTGTCTAGGTTAATGCCTAGCTCGCTTGGCTTATCAATGCTTGTGCTTAGGTAGTTAGCGAAAGATACGCCGATTGCGTATGCCGCTTTGTCGTCTTCTGTTTTAAAGTTTACTGCTTCAACTTTAACTTCTTCAACCTGTGGAGCTTCTGCCTTTGGTTCTTCTTTCTGACAACCAACTGCTAGCATAACCGTTGCGGCAAGCAGTGATACTTTTAAAACTGATTTCATTGAATTCTCCAATTAATGGCCAAGCCATTGGTTATTGTGCACAAATCTAATGATTAGATTGGTGTGAATACGTTAGTTATAACAATATACTAGTCATATGTCTTTCGACACAAACCGGATTATTAGATGTGATGCGAATATTTTTCCACTCATTGCTATGTACAATTGTCATCACCTTGTTAAATGGATGTTTTTTCTTCCAAGATGATGAGCAACGTTGGGAAATTGAACCCAATGGTGCCACCAGCTTTGCCCTTAGCAGAGATGGACGCTTCGCCCTGCTCTACTCTCAGCAAAAACAACTGCTGCTTTGGGACCTTGCCGAAAACAAAGAGTTAGCTCAACTCGGCCCACAAGATCAATTAGAAAACCAAGTATCGCGTATTCGTATCTCGGACAATGGCCGCTTTGCCATTACCGCCAGTCAGATGAACTTCGCCGTTTGGGATCTCTCTTGGACACAAGCTGAAGGGC
Coding sequences:
- the tusC gene encoding sulfurtransferase complex subunit TusC; protein product: MRKLAFIFNSFPHTTAAGREGLDALLAASAYSEDIAVFFVGDGVTQLLKAQQSDEVLSRDYISAFKLMDLYDIEQVYVCQSSLSQFGLSTDNLLIDATAVEADELTQKLAQCQQILTF
- a CDS encoding transcriptional regulator; this encodes MTTTETVNADVLLEMESVHVMPFSEHDKIILRSYEAVVDGIASLIGPFCEIVLHSLEDLNTSAIKIANGENTGRQVGSPITDLALKMLKDIEGSKRNFSRSYFTRAKGGVLMKSITVAIRNGEDRVIGLLCINVNLDAPFSQVLQSFMPTQDADEAASSVNFASDVEELVDQTVERTIEEINADKSVSNNTKNRQIVMELYDKGIFDIKDAINRVAERLNISKHTVYLYIRQRKTEDEEGC
- the rpsG gene encoding 30S ribosomal protein S7; the protein is MPRRRVIGQRKILPDPKFKSELLAKFVNILMVDGKKSTAEKIVYTALDAMAEKSGKDHLAVFEEALENVRPAVEVKSRRVGGSTYQVPVEVRPVRRNALAMRWVVEAARKRGEKSMAQRLAAEMLDASENKGTAVKKREDVHRMADANKAFAHYRW
- the fkpA gene encoding FKBP-type peptidyl-prolyl cis-trans isomerase: MKSVLKVSLLAATVMLAVGCQKEEPKAEAPQVEEVKVEAVNFKTEDDKAAYAIGVSFANYLSTSIDKPSELGINLDKDMVLQGIEDVFAEKTALNEEETRAALEALDKRVAETMQAQAAEKSAETKKAGDDFRAEFAKTEGVEQTESGLLYQVMTAGEGASPKDTDTVQVHYKGTLTDGTQFDSSYDRGEPATFPLNRVIPGWTEGVQLMKVGSKYKFVIPPELAYGEQDTPTIPANSTLVFEVELLNIDNAEAAPAQ
- the tusB gene encoding sulfurtransferase complex subunit TusB, with protein sequence MLHIVKSVDKLKLALTYSQPQDQFLLVEDAVYVCLPNHELFTQISAVERVSVLKPDLAARGLQELASDVVPQVDFDGFVKLTVLSEKSVTW
- the tusD gene encoding sulfurtransferase complex subunit TusD — encoded protein: MLSYTLLVNGPVYGSQSARSAYQFAVALIKQGHKLHSVFFYQDGVSNGSDLTVPANDEFDLASAWQKLADEHDVSLETCVAAALRRGVISSDEAEQHQLSASNLASGFTQAGLGSLSEALLTQDRVVQF
- the rpsL gene encoding 30S ribosomal protein S12; amino-acid sequence: MATINQLVRKPRVKQVVKSNVPALEACPQKRGVCTRVYTTTPKKPNSALRKVCRVRLTNGFEVTSYIGGEGHNLQEHSVVLIRGGRVKDLPGVRYHTVRGALDCAGVNDRKQGRSKYGVKRPKS